Proteins encoded within one genomic window of Salipaludibacillus agaradhaerens:
- the rpsA gene encoding 30S ribosomal protein S1 yields MVEEMNNEMAEFKSLSVGDLTKGTVAKVEDKQAFVNVGYKMDGVLPISELSSLHVEKVDDVLKEGEEHEFKVIKLTEEELVLSKKAVVAEKAWDDIEKKLESGDTFEAEVADVVKGGLVVDVGVRGFIPASLVERHYVEDFADYKGKMLRLKVVEMDREKNKLILSQRAVLDEEVNEKKKETLSSVNEGEIIEGTVQRLTSFGAFVDIGGVDGLVHISQMAHHHVEQPSDVVSEGDTVKVKVLGVDPDNERISLSIKDTLPGPWELLEGQIQPGQVIKGTVRRLVSFGAFIEVAPGVEGLVHISQIANRHIGTPGEVLKENEEVSAKVLDVNTKDKRISLSIRALEEEKEAKAENEVKQEYEKDDDHGGFSLGDVIGDQLKKYKN; encoded by the coding sequence ATGGTAGAAGAGATGAATAACGAAATGGCCGAATTCAAATCCTTGTCAGTAGGAGATTTGACAAAAGGAACAGTGGCAAAGGTTGAGGACAAACAAGCTTTCGTAAATGTTGGCTATAAAATGGACGGTGTATTACCAATTAGTGAACTGTCTAGTCTTCACGTCGAAAAAGTTGACGATGTTTTAAAAGAAGGGGAAGAGCATGAGTTCAAAGTAATTAAATTAACGGAAGAAGAGCTAGTGCTTTCTAAAAAAGCAGTCGTCGCTGAAAAGGCTTGGGATGATATTGAGAAGAAACTTGAATCGGGTGATACATTTGAGGCTGAAGTGGCTGATGTAGTAAAAGGCGGTCTCGTGGTTGATGTTGGTGTTAGAGGCTTTATACCTGCCTCATTAGTTGAACGTCATTATGTAGAAGACTTTGCTGACTACAAAGGTAAAATGCTCCGCCTTAAGGTAGTGGAAATGGACCGCGAGAAAAACAAACTGATTTTATCTCAGCGGGCCGTATTAGATGAGGAAGTAAATGAGAAGAAAAAAGAAACACTTTCTTCAGTGAATGAGGGTGAAATCATAGAAGGGACTGTGCAACGCTTGACGAGCTTTGGGGCATTTGTTGACATAGGTGGTGTAGATGGCCTTGTTCATATTTCACAGATGGCTCACCATCACGTTGAACAGCCTTCTGATGTAGTGAGTGAAGGAGATACAGTTAAAGTAAAAGTGTTAGGTGTAGATCCGGACAATGAACGTATTTCACTCTCTATTAAAGATACACTCCCGGGACCTTGGGAACTGTTGGAAGGGCAAATTCAACCAGGTCAAGTTATTAAAGGGACAGTAAGGCGATTAGTGTCATTTGGTGCTTTTATAGAAGTGGCGCCTGGTGTAGAAGGCCTTGTTCATATTTCACAGATTGCTAATAGACATATTGGAACACCAGGGGAAGTTTTAAAAGAAAATGAAGAGGTTTCAGCCAAGGTGTTGGATGTAAATACTAAAGATAAACGGATTTCGTTAAGCATACGTGCATTAGAAGAGGAAAAGGAAGCGAAAGCCGAAAATGAGGTAAAGCAAGAATACGAGAAAGATGATGATCACGGTGGTTTCTCATTAGGTGATGTCATTGGTGATCAACTAAAAAAATACAAAAACTAA
- a CDS encoding lysophospholipid acyltransferase family protein: MSTKLFSFGQFLCRVFFRIFYRVELIGKENIPVDDGVLLCSNHIHNLDPPLVGCFLKRKTRFMAKAELFEAPILKTLLPKLGTFPIRRGMSDRQALRTGLKLLSDSELIGVFPEGTRSKTGTLGKGLTGVGFFALRSKAAVVPCAVIGTYKPFSKLKLVYGQPIDMTTLRNEKASAEQATEQIMASIQQLLDTHKTH, encoded by the coding sequence TTGAGCACTAAATTGTTTTCATTTGGTCAATTTCTATGTAGAGTATTTTTCCGTATTTTTTATCGGGTTGAACTAATTGGTAAAGAGAACATTCCTGTTGACGATGGCGTGTTGCTTTGTAGCAATCATATACATAACTTGGATCCTCCATTAGTCGGCTGTTTTTTAAAGAGAAAGACAAGATTTATGGCTAAAGCCGAATTATTTGAGGCACCCATTCTTAAAACGCTACTTCCGAAACTGGGGACATTTCCAATTCGTAGAGGGATGAGTGATCGTCAAGCGTTAAGAACAGGGTTAAAATTATTAAGTGATTCCGAATTAATCGGTGTTTTTCCAGAAGGAACTCGCAGTAAAACTGGCACATTGGGCAAAGGTTTGACAGGGGTTGGATTTTTCGCCCTTCGATCTAAGGCTGCTGTTGTTCCATGTGCTGTTATTGGTACTTATAAACCCTTTTCGAAATTGAAACTTGTATATGGTCAACCGATTGATATGACGACTTTAAGAAATGAAAAAGCATCCGCAGAGCAAGCAACTGAGCAAATAATGGCAAGTATTCAACAGCTTCTTGATACGCATAAAACGCACTAA
- the cmk gene encoding (d)CMP kinase, producing MNTQMNIAIDGPAGAGKSTVAKLLAEKLGFVYIDTGAMYRALTWKAIKENVDVNDEKVLHQLLKECDIALVNDSGHSLVKLNGQDVTEEIRNASVTNNVSYVAKHPLIRKEMVTKQQLLAANGGTVMDGRDIGTAVLPEANVKIFLTASVEERAKRRHEENISKGMSSDFVKLKEDIAKRDQIDSERDVAPLKQAEDAIVLDSTSMSIEEVVENIYGVIVERDGTVEH from the coding sequence ATGAATACTCAAATGAATATCGCAATAGATGGACCAGCAGGGGCTGGTAAAAGTACTGTCGCTAAGTTGCTTGCTGAGAAATTGGGATTCGTTTATATAGATACTGGCGCCATGTACCGTGCATTAACTTGGAAGGCGATCAAGGAGAATGTGGACGTCAATGACGAGAAAGTGTTACATCAACTTCTAAAAGAGTGTGATATAGCACTTGTTAATGATTCTGGTCATTCGCTCGTAAAATTAAACGGACAAGATGTAACTGAAGAGATCCGAAATGCGTCAGTTACAAACAATGTTTCTTATGTAGCTAAGCATCCGCTCATCCGGAAGGAAATGGTAACAAAGCAACAATTGTTAGCTGCCAATGGCGGGACCGTGATGGATGGAAGAGATATTGGTACTGCTGTTCTGCCTGAAGCAAATGTGAAGATATTCCTCACTGCTTCTGTGGAAGAAAGAGCAAAGCGACGGCATGAGGAAAATATTTCGAAAGGCATGTCTTCTGACTTCGTGAAATTGAAAGAGGATATCGCTAAAAGAGATCAAATAGATTCAGAACGAGATGTAGCACCATTAAAGCAAGCTGAAGATGCTATTGTGCTTGATTCAACTTCGATGTCGATCGAAGAAGTTGTAGAAAATATATATGGCGTTATTGTTGAAAGGGATGGGACCGTTGAGCACTAA
- a CDS encoding flagellar brake protein — MIKVGETIYLELKEDEGETKRLRSKILDIEDGRLFIDFPVDEVNSKPRYFLEGTQFRAIFLGANHVVYLFETEVLGKAERKVPMLVIKDPGQEQYIKIQRREYVRVDSNVDCAVYSPDNRFEPFTTVTSDLSGGGMALVLPSSHELSPDDHLKTWIALGYQSGETHFIAVKAKFIRAYKEQEREIGSFQFLEIDESDRQKIVRFCFEQQLELKRREKLS, encoded by the coding sequence TTGATCAAAGTTGGCGAAACAATTTATTTAGAATTAAAAGAAGATGAAGGGGAAACGAAGAGGCTAAGAAGTAAAATTCTTGATATTGAAGATGGCCGCTTATTCATTGATTTTCCAGTAGATGAAGTGAATTCTAAGCCACGCTATTTCTTAGAAGGTACCCAATTCAGAGCAATTTTCCTTGGTGCAAACCATGTTGTTTATTTATTTGAAACAGAAGTGTTAGGAAAAGCTGAAAGAAAAGTGCCAATGCTTGTCATAAAAGATCCTGGTCAAGAACAGTATATAAAAATTCAAAGGCGGGAGTATGTGAGAGTAGACTCAAATGTAGATTGTGCAGTTTATTCGCCCGATAATCGTTTCGAGCCATTTACTACAGTAACATCTGATTTAAGCGGAGGGGGTATGGCACTCGTGTTACCATCCTCTCATGAATTAAGTCCAGACGATCATCTAAAAACGTGGATAGCGCTCGGTTATCAATCAGGAGAAACACATTTTATTGCTGTAAAAGCAAAGTTTATAAGGGCGTATAAAGAACAAGAGCGAGAGATTGGTTCTTTTCAATTTTTGGAAATAGATGAAAGCGACCGTCAAAAGATTGTTCGTTTTTGCTTTGAACAGCAATTGGAGCTAAAGCGTCGGGAAAAACTGTCATAA